The following is a genomic window from Desulfuromonas acetoxidans DSM 684.
GCGGATTCTTTGGACTGTGTCGTATCCGCCAGCCCCATTTAACATTGGTTGTGGGAACATTACAGGAATTTCTTGACGATTTTCTCAAGCAGACGCCGTCAGCACGGATCGATTACATCCACGGCAGCAAGAGTGTCACCGCCCTGGGATCGGTAAGTGATGCCGCCGGTTTCTATCTGCCGGCGATCAATAAACACGACCTGTTCCGCACCATCGTTCACGACGGTGCTCTGCCCCGCAAAACGTTTTCCATGGGTGAAGCTGATGAAAAACGCTTCTACCTGGAATGCCGTAAAATCAGCGTTTCATAACGGACATGAAAGCCGCAGAAAAAAACAACCTGCCCGCCAGCGCAGACCGCGAACGCTTATCAACCTGGGCCCGTTATCACACCGGGCTGTGTGACACCTGTCGCGCCACGTGCTGCACCATGCCGGTTGAAGTGAAAATTGACGATCTGATCCGTATGGAGATCCTCAGCGAATTTGATCGTCAGGAACCATTAAAAAAGCTGGCCAAGCAGCTTAAGAAACAAGGCATCATTGACCATTTCAATTTCAAGAATGGGGTGTTCACGTTAAGCCGCATGGCCAACGACGATTGTCTCTACCTCGATAGCACCAGTCGTCGCTGCACCATTTACAGTCAACGACCCGACACCTGTCGCAATCATCCTCACGTTGGCCCTCGTCCCGGATACTGCCCTTTTCAACCCCGGTGAAGCAAAAAACGCTCAACCACGCGATGCACAGCACCATCAGGTGTCAGTTCACCGGCAAACAACTTCACAGCAGTGAGGGGAATCGTCAGGTCCAGCTTCAACGGTGCGACCGTCTCATGAAATGAGTGACGATGAAAGCGCGCTACGGTGATATGGGGATGAAAAGAGCGCGACGGCTGCGGCACTTCAATACCGCACGCGGTACAAACCTCATTGACCCGCCGATACAACCGATTCAGAGCTGCAGTTGGCACGAGTCGCGCGGCCACCACATGGGGTCGGCGAGCGGGGAAAAGCTCTAATTGATCAGCAACAACACCAGAGGCTGCAAGTCTGGCAACCACTGGTGCCAGTTGTTCAGCAAGTGTGGCCAAAAGAGTCTGCGGCTGATTACCAAGAAACGCCACAGTCAGATGGTATTGACTCGGGTTTCCCCAGCGAAATGCATCGAATCGCTGCCGCCACAGCCGACACTGGCGCCACAACTCCTGCTGTTGTCGTGCTGGAATATCCACAGCAATGAAACAACGGACATCGGCATCATTGTCGACACTCATCCCTTCACCACCCGGTTACGTCCTGTTTTTTTCGCTTTGTACAACGCCTGATCCGCCCTCTTAATCACGCCATCCAGATCAGCCCCCTTGTGCCAATGCGATACGCCAATACTTACCGTAACACGCAGTGATGGTTGTCGATCTTTTGTCGCAACAACGCGACGTGGTCTTTTTTCCGGTCGTGGTTTCTGGCGCAGGACAAAAGGCGTGTCAGCAATGGATTGGCGCAACAGATCCAGCGCGTCGTTAACTCTCTCGACATCGCGACGATAAAACAATACGACAAACTCTTCACCACCATAGCGAAAGGCTTTTCCGCCATTGGACACAGCAGCCAATCGCCCAGCAACCCGCTTGAGAACCTGATCACCAACATCGTGGCCGTGGGTATCATTGACCTTTTTAAAATGATCAATATCGACAATGGCAAGGCTGTAACCGGATGAGCGCCGATTGACGAAATCGAGAAATGCCCGGCGACTCGGTAAACCAGTCAGTTCATCACGAAAAGCCAGTGTATAAGAGCGTTCAAAAACACTGACCAGCACAATCAGGATCAAAAGCCCATGCAACACGACAACAGGAACCCGAGCCTGGACATCAGAAAGTTGAGCCGTGCAAATCAACAGCAGTGCCCACAACAGCACGCTTGATTCCATGCTGGGCCGCCACACCACTCTGAGTAGCAGGGCCAACGCGACCAGTGTAACGATGATTTCGTACAGAGAGAGATTAAGGGAAAAAGGAACAAAGGGAGTAGAAAAGGACCAGTGTAACGCGACCAGCCGTTGGTACTCTTCAGCCAGGGTGGTCGCCAAAACAAACAGCACGACAGGCTGCATCACGATCAAGCCAAGACGATACAACATTGCCAGGGAAACAACCGGCCGTTCTCCGACCACTGACAAAAGCAACAGATTGACCGGCAGAAGCAGTTGCCACGCCGGAAATAAATCAATAAACCCGCTCAGAACACATTCATGGACAACAAGCAGCACACACAGCAACACCAGCCGTGAGCAGGAGAAACGCCAACTCACCAACAATGCCGCAACTATCAATAAGGCTGCAATGGTCGGCAACAGGGTTGTCAGAACATGTGATTGTGGAGCCCACAGCCAGCCCCCCAGAACAGGCAAAGCAACCAGTATCCCGGGAAACATCAGTGACAGCAGAGCGGATTTGCACCTCACCGAAACTCAGCTCCTGTACAGAAATAAAAAAGGAGGAACACGCGTGAATGATGGCTCAAACATAGCGTCGTTCCTCCTTAGTGTCAAACCGATGTTAGCCTACTCTTCAGCACGAAGCCATTTGCGCCTCACAGTTATCGGGAATCATCCTCACCGGGATGTTAAGTTCTTCCATCAGGCCCACCAGCCCCTGACTGATCGCAGGCTCGGCATAGATGGAACGACGCGGTGACAGACCGTTCTGCAATTTATACAGATAGAGGGAGTATGCCGCAACTTGAGTCACATGACGCATCCGTTGACACAGGCGTTCACACTCCTGCATCACATCCAGTGTCATGATCCGCCACTGACGATTCTGTGCTTCCTGATAACTCTTGCGGGTAACGGTTTCATAGTTGACCAGCCGTGTTAATGTGGTATTGCTGATTTCGATGATCATGATTTCTCTCCCCATTGCAACAGAATACACATCACGGCACCAGCGGTTTTTACGATGCCGTATACAACACCATAAAGACAACATATCTCATTTTCTACCAGCTATCAATATTTACTCAGAAAATCATCCGTGTTATGAGAGGGGGAGAATGGTTCCAAGCAGGATTGCCTTAAAGAGTATTTGATCAAATAGAGGCGCTTGATACACTTCACTGAGAATACATGTTGAACTTTGATCTGAAAGGACTCACCCATGGAGATCTTTGAAAGTATCGCGGCACGTCGTGCCGTCAAACATTTTGACCCACAACATTCGATGTCCGAGGAGGAGAAACAACGCCTGCTCTCGGCAGCCGTACTCTCGCCAACAGCGTTCAATATTCAGAATTGGCGATTTATCGTCGTCGAAGATCCAGCCTTGCGTCAGAAGATCCGCGAGGCGGCCTGGGGACAAGCCCAGGTGACGGATGCCTCACTGTTGGTTATTCTGTGTGCTGACCTCAAAGCCTGGGAAAAAGAACCACAGCGCTATTGGCGCGATGCCACCAAAGAGGCCCAAGAGTTTATCCTTCCGGCCATCGACAACTACTACCGCGGCAAAGAGAGTGTCCAACGCGATGAAGCCATGCGTTCGTGTGGCCTCGCCGCCCAGACATTGATGCTGGCTGCTCAGGGATTGGGGTACGACTCGTGTCCAATGGACGGATTTGATTTTGATGCGGTCGGCAAACTGATCAACCTGCCCGACGATCATGTCATCACCATGTTTGTCGCTATTGGCAAGCAAACTCAGCCACCGTGGCCGCGCCCGGGGCAACTGGCACTTGACGAGGTGGTGATCAAAAACCACTTCTAACCATTGCCAACGCGGCACAACGAAAGAGGCCCTGCAGAAAATTCTGCAGGGCCTTGTCTCTGTATCAACAACGCAAAAAAGCTTACTCTGCGACCAACTGATTCAGCACATAGCGCAGAATACCGCCACTGCGATAGGCTTTAAGCTCCTCTTCGGTATCCAGGCGGCACAACAGCTCCGCTTGCCCCTGGCGGCCATCATCATAGACGATCTCCATGGTCAGGCTGCATTTGGCACTGAGCTGTTCGCCCAAACCACGGATGGTGATCTTCTCCTTACCAGTCAATCCTAGAGATTCACGGTTTTGCCCAGCGGCAAACTGCAAAGGCAGCACCCCCATTCCAAGAAGATTGGAACGATGAATTCGCTCAAAGCTCTCGGCAATCACCGCCCTCACCCCTTGCAGCAAGGTGCCTTTAGCCGCCCAGTCACGACTGGACCCGGTGCCATACTCTTTACCGGCCACCACGACCAACGGGATTCCCTTCTGTTGGTAATCCATCGCAGCAGTAAAAATGGGTTTAATTTCATCATCAAGAAGATCGCGGGTATATCCACCAACAACATCCGGCACCATTTCATTACGAATGCGAATATTGGCAAAGGTCCCGCGCATCATCACTTCATGATTGCCACGCCGTGAACCATAGGAGTTGAAATCTTCAGGTTCAACGCCGTGGGAACGCAGATAATCGGCGGCAGGGCTGTTGGCAGCAATTGCTCCGGCCGGTGAGATATGGTCTGTAGTAATGGAGTTGCCTAATTTGGCCAGGATCGATGCCGATTCAATATCGTCCTGATTATTGGGTAAAGTGAAAAAGGTCGGCAATCGGATGTAGGTTGAATCCTCAT
Proteins encoded in this region:
- a CDS encoding sensor domain-containing diguanylate cyclase, which produces MRCKSALLSLMFPGILVALPVLGGWLWAPQSHVLTTLLPTIAALLIVAALLVSWRFSCSRLVLLCVLLVVHECVLSGFIDLFPAWQLLLPVNLLLLSVVGERPVVSLAMLYRLGLIVMQPVVLFVLATTLAEEYQRLVALHWSFSTPFVPFSLNLSLYEIIVTLVALALLLRVVWRPSMESSVLLWALLLICTAQLSDVQARVPVVVLHGLLILIVLVSVFERSYTLAFRDELTGLPSRRAFLDFVNRRSSGYSLAIVDIDHFKKVNDTHGHDVGDQVLKRVAGRLAAVSNGGKAFRYGGEEFVVLFYRRDVERVNDALDLLRQSIADTPFVLRQKPRPEKRPRRVVATKDRQPSLRVTVSIGVSHWHKGADLDGVIKRADQALYKAKKTGRNRVVKG
- the thpR gene encoding RNA 2',3'-cyclic phosphodiesterase; this encodes MSVDNDADVRCFIAVDIPARQQQELWRQCRLWRQRFDAFRWGNPSQYHLTVAFLGNQPQTLLATLAEQLAPVVARLAASGVVADQLELFPARRPHVVAARLVPTAALNRLYRRVNEVCTACGIEVPQPSRSFHPHITVARFHRHSFHETVAPLKLDLTIPLTAVKLFAGELTPDGAVHRVVERFLLHRG
- a CDS encoding nitroreductase family protein, with the protein product MEIFESIAARRAVKHFDPQHSMSEEEKQRLLSAAVLSPTAFNIQNWRFIVVEDPALRQKIREAAWGQAQVTDASLLVILCADLKAWEKEPQRYWRDATKEAQEFILPAIDNYYRGKESVQRDEAMRSCGLAAQTLMLAAQGLGYDSCPMDGFDFDAVGKLINLPDDHVITMFVAIGKQTQPPWPRPGQLALDEVVIKNHF
- a CDS encoding YkgJ family cysteine cluster protein codes for the protein MKAAEKNNLPASADRERLSTWARYHTGLCDTCRATCCTMPVEVKIDDLIRMEILSEFDRQEPLKKLAKQLKKQGIIDHFNFKNGVFTLSRMANDDCLYLDSTSRRCTIYSQRPDTCRNHPHVGPRPGYCPFQPR